Proteins from one Silurus meridionalis isolate SWU-2019-XX chromosome 3, ASM1480568v1, whole genome shotgun sequence genomic window:
- the LOC124382984 gene encoding high-affinity choline transporter 1 isoform X2 — translation MPWLGKIHSSDGWMWADNFCLLIFGGIPWQVYFQRVLSASSASYAQVLSFLAAFGCLIMALPSILIGAIGASTDWNQTSYGSVPPTERDESDMILPIVLQHLCPSFISFFGLGAVSAAVMSSADSSILSASSMFARNIYQLAFRQSASDREIVWVMRLTIFVFGAVATAMALLTGTVYGLWYLSSDLVYVIIFPQLISVLFIKGTNTYGSVAGYIFGLLLRIGGGEPYLKLPPFIYYPGWNEEEKVHHLTKEVEHVVVQKFPFKTVAMLASLLGNAIFSYTAKYLFESGTLSPKYDFMNAVVAKHSKEIMDKTILVSSDNIILSEMAPVNPRTASSFPVTFVNMEVLIDEKEITAELNNECE, via the exons ATGCCATGGCTGGGCAAAATTCATTCTTCAGATGGTTGGATGTGGGCAGATAACTTTTGCCTTCTG atATTTGGGGGGATTCCCTGGCAGGTCTATTTTCAACGGGTTCTTTCTGCTTCTTCAGCTTCTTACGCCCAAGTCCTCTCATTCTTGGCTGCATTTGGATGCCTCATTATGGCGCTCCCCTCCATTTTAATCGGGGCCATAGGGGCATCTACAG ACTGGAACCAGACATCATATGGCTCTGTACCACCGACAGAGAGAGATGAATCAGACATGATTCTACCTATCGTGCTTCAACATCTTTGTCCATCTTTTATCTCATTTTTCGGCTTGGGTGCAGTTTCAGCTGCTGTGATGTCATCAGCAGATTCATCCATTCTATCAGCAAGTTCAATGTTTGCACGCAACATCTATCAGCTTGCCTTCCGTCAGTCG GCATCTGATAGAGAAATTGTGTGGGTTATGCGACTCACAATCTTCGTGTTTGGTGCTGTAGCCACGGCCATGGCTCTCTTGACTGGAACAGTTTATGGATTGTGGTACCTTAGCTCGGATCTTGTCTATGTTATTATCTTTCCTCAGTTGATTAGTGTGTTATTCATTAAGGGAACCAATACGTATGGCTCAGTAGCTGGCTACATCTTTGGCTTGCTTCTGAGAATCGGTGGTGGGGAACCCTACCTCAAGCTTCCACCTTTCATCTACTACCCAGGCTGGAATGAAGAAGAGAAGGTGCACCATCTGACCAAAGAGGTGGAGCATGTTGTGGTTCAGAAGTTCCCTTTCAAGACTGTAGCCATGCTAGCCTCACTTTTGGGCAATGCCATCTTCTCATACACAGCCAAGTATCTATTTGAGAGCGGCACACTCTCTCCCAAATATGACTTTATGAATGCGGTGGTTGCCAAGCACAGCAAGGAAATCATGGACAAGACAATTCTTGTAAGCAGTGACAACATCATCCTGTCAGAAATGGCTCCAGTTAATCCAAGGACAGCATCTTCCTTTCCAGTTACATTCGTGAACATGGAGGTGCTTATTGATGAAAAAGAAATCACTGCAGAACTAAATAATGAATGTGAATAA
- the LOC124382984 gene encoding high-affinity choline transporter 1 isoform X1, which produces MSIHVEGLVAIALFYLLILFVGIWAAWKNKNSGVGDADKSETIMVGGRDIGLFVGGFTMTATWVGGGYINGTAEYVYLPGYGLAWAQAPFGYALSLIVGGLFFAKPMRSRGYVTMLDPFQQLYGKRMGGLLFIPALMGEIFWSAAILSALGATLSVIVDININMSVIISALIAIFYTLVGGLYSVAYTDVVQLFCIFVGLWISVPFALANPAVSDISVTAVKKVFQMPWLGKIHSSDGWMWADNFCLLIFGGIPWQVYFQRVLSASSASYAQVLSFLAAFGCLIMALPSILIGAIGASTDWNQTSYGSVPPTERDESDMILPIVLQHLCPSFISFFGLGAVSAAVMSSADSSILSASSMFARNIYQLAFRQSASDREIVWVMRLTIFVFGAVATAMALLTGTVYGLWYLSSDLVYVIIFPQLISVLFIKGTNTYGSVAGYIFGLLLRIGGGEPYLKLPPFIYYPGWNEEEKVHHLTKEVEHVVVQKFPFKTVAMLASLLGNAIFSYTAKYLFESGTLSPKYDFMNAVVAKHSKEIMDKTILVSSDNIILSEMAPVNPRTASSFPVTFVNMEVLIDEKEITAELNNECE; this is translated from the exons ATGTCCATCCATGTGGAAGGACTGGTGGCGATCGCGCTGTTTTATCTGCTCATCTTATTTGTTGGAATTTGGGCGgcttggaaaaacaaaaactctGGTGTTGGAGATGCAGACAAGAGTGAAACTATAATGGTGGGAGGACGAGACATTGGGCTGTTTGTCGGGGGATTTACTATGACTG cCACATGGGTTGGTGGTGGATATATCAATGGAACAGCAGAATATGTGTATTTGCCTGGCTATGGATTGGCATGGGCACAGGCACCCTTTGGTTATGCTCTTAGCTTGATAGTAG GTGGTTTGTTCTTTGCCAAGCCGATGAGGTCTAGAGGATATGTGACCATGCTTGATCCCTTTCAGCAGCTTTATGGGAAGAGAATGGGTGGTCTTCTCTTTATTCCAGCCCTGATGGGGGAAATATTTTGGTCAGCAGCCATTTTGTCAGCACTAG GCGCCACACTAAGTGTCATAGTGGACATCAACATCAATATGTCTGTTATTATATCAGCACTGATTGCCATCTTCTACACGCTGGTGGGTGGGTTATACTCAGTGGCTTACACAGATGTGGTTCAacttttctgcatttttgtAGGCTTG TGGATCAGTGTACCTTTTGCTTTAGCTAACCCTGCAGTCTCAGATatcagtgtgacagcagtgaaaaaAGTATTTCAGATGCCATGGCTGGGCAAAATTCATTCTTCAGATGGTTGGATGTGGGCAGATAACTTTTGCCTTCTG atATTTGGGGGGATTCCCTGGCAGGTCTATTTTCAACGGGTTCTTTCTGCTTCTTCAGCTTCTTACGCCCAAGTCCTCTCATTCTTGGCTGCATTTGGATGCCTCATTATGGCGCTCCCCTCCATTTTAATCGGGGCCATAGGGGCATCTACAG ACTGGAACCAGACATCATATGGCTCTGTACCACCGACAGAGAGAGATGAATCAGACATGATTCTACCTATCGTGCTTCAACATCTTTGTCCATCTTTTATCTCATTTTTCGGCTTGGGTGCAGTTTCAGCTGCTGTGATGTCATCAGCAGATTCATCCATTCTATCAGCAAGTTCAATGTTTGCACGCAACATCTATCAGCTTGCCTTCCGTCAGTCG GCATCTGATAGAGAAATTGTGTGGGTTATGCGACTCACAATCTTCGTGTTTGGTGCTGTAGCCACGGCCATGGCTCTCTTGACTGGAACAGTTTATGGATTGTGGTACCTTAGCTCGGATCTTGTCTATGTTATTATCTTTCCTCAGTTGATTAGTGTGTTATTCATTAAGGGAACCAATACGTATGGCTCAGTAGCTGGCTACATCTTTGGCTTGCTTCTGAGAATCGGTGGTGGGGAACCCTACCTCAAGCTTCCACCTTTCATCTACTACCCAGGCTGGAATGAAGAAGAGAAGGTGCACCATCTGACCAAAGAGGTGGAGCATGTTGTGGTTCAGAAGTTCCCTTTCAAGACTGTAGCCATGCTAGCCTCACTTTTGGGCAATGCCATCTTCTCATACACAGCCAAGTATCTATTTGAGAGCGGCACACTCTCTCCCAAATATGACTTTATGAATGCGGTGGTTGCCAAGCACAGCAAGGAAATCATGGACAAGACAATTCTTGTAAGCAGTGACAACATCATCCTGTCAGAAATGGCTCCAGTTAATCCAAGGACAGCATCTTCCTTTCCAGTTACATTCGTGAACATGGAGGTGCTTATTGATGAAAAAGAAATCACTGCAGAACTAAATAATGAATGTGAATAA
- the LOC124383138 gene encoding claudin-14-like has translation MGTMAQQFLGFFLGLLGLVGTLTSTVLPQWRQTAYFSSNFITASYYMKGLWMECVSHTAGFYQCEFHRSMLSLPKDLLAARILMVLSCTTSILAAIVSVMGMKCTRCAHQSHYKSSLAVSGGSCFILAGLFCLITTSWTMCDVIREAYNPFSNAGMRYEIGLAVYISFSSVVFSICGGGMLCVASWNVRNYVNHKVADLQVPGANKLQHIPGHQANIAFESDHSSSQSFSISNGIGLSESISESSIKSKT, from the coding sequence ATGGGAACAATGGCACAACAGTTCCTTGGCTTCTTCTTGGGTCTCCTGGGCCTGGTTGGCACTTTGACATCAACAGTGCTTCCTCAGTGGCGCCAAACAGCTTATTTTAGCTCCAATTTTATTACTGCATCATACTATATGAAAGGCCTGTGGATGGAATGTGTTAGCCACACAGCTGGCTTTTATCAGTGTGAATTTCATCGATCAATGCTTTCTCTGCCCAAAGATCTGCTGGCTGCCCGGATTCTAATGGTGCTCTCCTGCACCACCTCAATCTTGGCTGCCATAGTTTCAGTTATGGGTATGAAATGTACTCGCTGTGCCCACCAGTCCCATTACAAGAGCTCTTTAGCTGTAAGTGGAGGTTCATGCTTTATCCTGGCTGGCCTTTTCTGCCTTATCACTACATCCTGGACCATGTGTGATGTCATAAGAGAAGCCTACAATCCCTTTTCTAATGCTGGAATGAGATATGAGATTGGCCTGGCTGTGTACATCTCTTTCTCATCAGTTGTTTTCAGTATTTGTGGAGGTGGGATGCTATGTGTGGCATCCTGGAATGTAAGAAATTATGTAAACCACAAGGTGGCAGACCTGCAGGTACCAGGTGCAAATAAGCTTCAGCATATACCAGGTCATCAAGCCAACATTGCCTTTGAAAGTGATCATTCATCATCACAAAGTTTTTCTATCAGCAATGGAATTGGGCTAAGTGAAAGCATTAGCGAAAGTagtattaaaagtaaaacttgA